Proteins encoded in a region of the Sterolibacterium denitrificans genome:
- the gyrB gene encoding DNA topoisomerase (ATP-hydrolyzing) subunit B, whose product MTENTNPQAGNDGYNEDSIQQLEGLEAVRKRPGMYIGDTSDGTGLHHMVFEVVDNAIDEALAGHCDDIVITIHSDNSISVIDNGRGIPVGIKYNDKNEPKRSAAEIALTGLHSGGKFNQNSYKVSGGLHGVGVSCVNALSKWLRLTIRRDGRKHFIEFNCGHVVDRIIETHDGVEVSPLKVLGEAKGHGTEVHFLADESIFGNVEFHYDILAKRLRELSFLNNGVKIKLIDQRAGKEEDFAFSGGVKGFVDYINRSKTVLHPTVFYSSGESTLPNGGNIGVEVAMQWNDSYAEQVLCFTNNIPQADGGTHLTGLRQAMTRVINKYIEENEIAKKAKVDISGDDMREGLACVLSVKMPDPKFASQTKMKLVSSEAQPAVQEVVAAKLTEFLLERPGDAKIITGKIVEAARAREAARKARELTRRKGVLDNIGLPGKLADCQEKDPALCELYIVEGDSAGGSAKQGRDRKFQAILPLRGKVLNVEKARFDKLISSEQIVTLVTALGTSIGAQEFDIAKLRYHRIIIMTDADVDGAHIRTLLLTFFYRQMPELVERGHIYIAQPPLYKIKHGKSEMYIKDDQALNQHLLTLALDGAQLTPREGAAVIEGNALAELARSYLLSEAVVRRIGDFIDGEVLQAMLANDIAIDLASEDAASRSVARLAPHLPPEIKVIARFNDKAERWQLDIERMRHGNLRIGHIDEEFLHSGDYQQIRHSAALIAGLIDGESSAGATIRRGEKSQTVRSFAAAIEWLFKEVERGLSKQRYKGLGEMNPEQLWETTMDPTVRRLLKVQIDDAIAADEIFTTLMGDNVEPRRNFIETHALQARNIDV is encoded by the coding sequence ATGACTGAAAATACCAACCCCCAAGCCGGCAACGACGGCTACAACGAAGATTCGATCCAGCAACTCGAGGGCCTTGAAGCCGTCCGCAAGCGGCCGGGCATGTACATCGGCGATACCTCCGACGGCACCGGCCTGCATCACATGGTGTTCGAAGTGGTCGATAACGCCATCGACGAAGCACTGGCCGGTCATTGCGACGACATCGTCATCACCATTCATTCCGACAACTCGATCTCCGTGATCGACAACGGGCGCGGAATTCCGGTCGGCATCAAGTACAACGACAAGAACGAGCCCAAGCGCTCGGCTGCCGAAATCGCCCTGACCGGCCTGCACTCCGGCGGCAAGTTCAACCAGAACTCCTACAAGGTTTCCGGTGGTCTGCATGGCGTCGGCGTTTCCTGCGTGAATGCCCTGTCCAAATGGCTGCGTCTGACCATCCGCCGCGATGGCAGGAAGCATTTCATCGAATTCAACTGCGGTCACGTCGTCGATCGCATCATCGAGACGCACGACGGCGTCGAAGTCTCGCCGCTCAAGGTGCTGGGCGAAGCCAAGGGACATGGCACCGAAGTCCATTTCCTGGCCGATGAAAGCATATTCGGCAATGTCGAATTTCATTACGACATCCTTGCCAAGCGCCTGCGCGAGCTGTCCTTCCTCAACAACGGCGTCAAGATCAAGCTCATCGACCAGCGTGCCGGAAAGGAAGAAGACTTCGCCTTTTCCGGTGGCGTCAAGGGCTTCGTCGACTACATCAATCGCAGCAAGACCGTGCTGCATCCCACGGTGTTCTATTCCAGCGGCGAATCGACCCTGCCGAATGGCGGCAACATCGGTGTCGAAGTGGCCATGCAGTGGAACGACTCCTACGCCGAGCAGGTGCTGTGCTTCACCAACAACATTCCGCAGGCCGATGGCGGTACGCACCTGACCGGCTTGCGCCAGGCGATGACGCGGGTCATCAACAAGTACATCGAAGAAAACGAAATCGCCAAGAAGGCCAAGGTGGATATTTCCGGCGACGACATGCGCGAAGGCCTGGCCTGCGTGCTGTCGGTGAAAATGCCCGACCCGAAGTTCGCCTCGCAGACCAAGATGAAGCTGGTTTCCTCCGAGGCGCAGCCGGCGGTGCAGGAAGTCGTTGCCGCCAAGCTCACCGAATTCCTCCTCGAACGGCCGGGCGATGCCAAGATCATCACCGGCAAGATCGTCGAAGCCGCGCGTGCCCGCGAAGCCGCGCGCAAGGCGCGCGAACTCACCCGCCGCAAGGGCGTGCTCGACAACATCGGCTTGCCCGGCAAACTCGCCGACTGCCAGGAAAAGGATCCGGCGCTGTGCGAGCTGTACATCGTCGAGGGCGACTCCGCCGGCGGCTCGGCCAAGCAAGGCCGCGACCGCAAGTTCCAGGCCATCCTGCCGCTGCGCGGCAAGGTGCTCAACGTCGAGAAGGCGCGCTTCGACAAGCTCATCTCCAGCGAGCAGATCGTCACCCTGGTCACCGCGCTGGGCACCAGCATCGGCGCGCAGGAATTCGACATCGCCAAGCTGCGCTACCACCGCATCATCATCATGACCGATGCCGACGTCGACGGCGCCCACATCCGCACCCTGCTGCTGACCTTCTTCTACCGGCAGATGCCCGAACTCGTCGAGCGCGGCCACATCTACATCGCCCAGCCGCCGCTCTACAAGATCAAGCACGGCAAGAGCGAGATGTACATCAAGGACGACCAGGCCCTCAACCAGCACCTGCTCACCCTGGCGCTCGACGGCGCGCAGCTCACGCCAAGGGAAGGGGCGGCCGTCATCGAGGGCAACGCGCTGGCCGAACTGGCGCGCAGCTATCTGTTGTCGGAGGCCGTCGTGCGCCGCATCGGCGACTTTATCGATGGCGAAGTGCTGCAGGCCATGCTGGCCAACGACATCGCCATCGACCTGGCCAGCGAGGATGCAGCCAGCCGATCGGTCGCCCGTCTCGCGCCGCACCTACCGCCGGAAATCAAGGTCATCGCCCGCTTCAACGACAAGGCCGAACGCTGGCAGCTCGATATCGAACGCATGCGCCACGGCAACCTGCGGATCGGCCATATCGACGAAGAATTCCTCCATTCCGGCGACTATCAGCAGATCCGCCACAGCGCCGCGCTGATTGCCGGCCTCATCGATGGCGAAAGCAGCGCCGGCGCCACCATCCGCCGCGGCGAAAAATCGCAAACCGTCAGAAGCTTCGCCGCCGCCATCGAATGGCTGTTCAAGGAAGTCGAACGCGGTCTGTCCAAGCAGCGCTACAAGGGCCTCGGCGAAATGAACCCCGAACAGCTCTGGGAAACCACCATGGATCCCACCGTGCGCCGCCTGCTCAAGGTACAGATCGACGACGCCATCGCCGCCGATGAAATCTTCACCACCCTCATGGGCGACAACGTCGAACCGCGGCGAAACTTCATCGAAACGCACGCGCTGCAGGCGCGGAATATCGATGTTTAA
- the dnaN gene encoding DNA polymerase III subunit beta yields MLLFKGPRDQILAPLQSVCGIVEKRHTLPILSNVLIENEANRLTLLATDIEIQIKTSADTVSPEKIALTVAARKLQDILRSLPEDAEVSLTLDDKRLQVKAGRSRFNLQTLPAEDFPRMLLSDGNQTSLKLSQKQFRRLLALVQYAMAQQDIRYYLNGLLLVVKGNEVCVVATDGHRLAYAKETLAEPLPSIEVILPRKTVLELSRQLDDVDEPLEIVLTPTQAQFRFGSIEFVSKLIDGKFPDYERVIPKNHDKLIKLSRPSLLQSLLRVKILTNEKTPGVRLIFAENTLKIVGNNTEREEAQEEIEIQYANDAIDIGFNVNYLLDVLNNTSSDDIECHLGDASSSALFQLPDNQDFKYVVMPMRI; encoded by the coding sequence ATGCTTTTATTCAAAGGCCCTCGCGATCAGATACTCGCGCCTCTGCAGTCGGTTTGCGGCATCGTCGAAAAGCGCCATACCCTGCCCATACTCTCCAACGTTCTGATCGAAAACGAGGCAAACAGGCTGACCCTGCTGGCGACGGACATCGAAATCCAGATCAAGACCAGCGCGGATACCGTTTCTCCGGAAAAAATCGCCCTCACCGTCGCTGCACGCAAGCTGCAGGACATCCTGCGTTCCCTGCCCGAGGATGCCGAGGTCAGCCTGACCCTCGACGACAAGCGTCTGCAGGTCAAGGCCGGACGCAGCCGCTTCAATCTGCAGACGCTGCCTGCCGAGGATTTTCCGCGCATGCTGCTCAGCGATGGCAACCAGACCAGCCTCAAGCTCAGCCAGAAGCAGTTTCGCCGCCTGTTGGCGCTGGTCCAGTACGCCATGGCCCAGCAGGACATCCGCTACTACCTCAATGGCCTGCTGCTGGTCGTCAAGGGCAATGAAGTCTGCGTCGTGGCCACCGATGGCCATCGCCTGGCCTATGCCAAGGAAACGCTGGCAGAGCCGCTGCCGTCCATCGAAGTGATCCTGCCGCGCAAGACCGTGCTCGAACTCTCGCGCCAGCTCGACGACGTGGACGAACCGCTGGAAATCGTCCTGACGCCGACCCAGGCGCAGTTCCGCTTCGGCAGCATCGAATTCGTCTCCAAGCTCATCGACGGCAAGTTCCCCGACTACGAGCGGGTGATTCCGAAAAATCACGACAAGCTGATCAAACTGTCGCGTCCCTCGCTGCTGCAGTCGCTGCTGCGCGTGAAGATCCTGACCAACGAAAAAACCCCGGGCGTCCGCCTGATCTTTGCCGAAAACACGCTCAAGATCGTCGGCAACAACACCGAACGCGAAGAAGCTCAGGAAGAGATCGAAATCCAGTATGCCAACGATGCCATCGACATCGGCTTCAACGTGAACTATCTGCTCGATGTGCTCAACAACACCAGCAGCGACGACATCGAATGCCACCTCGGCGATGCCAGCAGCAGCGCGCTGTTCCAATTGCCGGACAATCAGGACTTCAAGTACGTCGTGATGCCGATGCGCATCTGA